Proteins encoded in a region of the Trypanosoma brucei gambiense DAL972 chromosome 11, complete sequence genome:
- a CDS encoding kinesin-like protein, putative gives MQADTFAYARVVVRVRPFTDEEAKVCPEDSPVPREIVVWDGNRTLTVLDATNEFLPRKNGKFEVQKVMWSFVDDYQPSAVVHKQKDVYDAIMKPAIGRILDGQNTAFCVMGGAGSGRVYSLYGNSVDGLEGGILPRFTDEILAAFKREKREDSTVKCQVEAIDVSNETYVDLLAPKRKPGANAQQEYKLVLDPVEGTKLQGVTRVDVQKPADMLNIVRQLSQVVPKRNSCHTVTLRIVESFQFTDPEQGQAVTMSRRVNVLFALLRNMPLGFQRCVDIAVERDSGENPLGKVPTRDTAFTKLFPDLLQHGYHLNFLCCVSPFYEHVRETMQTLTVATKLSKLKCSPKRSQDEALVQLRTLAAEVKNLKSEMVKQSESTKIVQNELNARELALMKQEAAHHECRNKLLASSERLSIARTAFKLNVIRTAVHRKKFQDSVSKLRRALADVEVEKDKADANMVAASRETGEIEKRILHTNRQIKTQEEVNAVCEEKVQKRVDGETKLKKILAFLNASPEERLRLIEMDVEAKEQGRAEEEQLEKEMAKITKELEEMEARCRAIEKEFESVHQKEGVTREKVDLKARLSSMEKDIAGKEEENRQLRIQAETKSSGCQCVTM, from the coding sequence ATGCAAGCCGACACATTTGCTTATGCGCGTGTGGTTGTGCGAGTTCGGCCCTTCACCGACGAAGAGGCGAAGGTCTGTCCTGAGGACAGTCCCGTTCCGCGGGAAATTGTTGTTTGGGATGGAAACAGGACCTTAACAGTTCTCGATGCTACCAACGAGTTTCTACCACGCAAAAACGGAAAGTTTGAAGTGCAAAAAGTGATGTGGTCTTTTGTGGACGACTACCAACCAAGCGCGGTGGtacataaacaaaaagatgtTTACGACGCAATTATGAAACCTGCTATTGGGCGTATCCTAGACGGGCAAAACACCGCGTTTTGTGTAATGGGAGGGGCGGGGAGCGGGCGTGTGTATTCTCTCTACGGCAATAGCGTCGATGGATTAGAGGGCGGCATTCTTCCACGCTTTACTGACGAAATATTGGCCGCCTTCAAGCGCGAAAAGCGGGAGGACAGCACTGTCAAGTGCCAAGTTGAGGCAATTGATGTGTCCAACGAGACCTATGTGGATCTGCTTGCGCCAAAGCGTAAACCCGGGGCTAACGCTCAACAGGAGTACAAACTCGTACTTGATCCAGTGGAGGGTACCAAACTTCAGGGGGTGACGCGCGTTGATGTGCAAAAACCGGCCGACATGCTAAACATAGTGAGGCAGCTGTCGCAAGTGGTGCCCAAGCGTAACTCCTGTCACACTGTCACTCTACGCATTGTTGAGTCCTTTCAGTTCACTGATCCCGAGCAAGGTCAGGCAGTCACAATGTCACGTCGCGTAAACGTTCTTTTTGCCCTTTTGCGGAACATGCCGCTCGGTTTCCAGCGCTGCGTTGACATTGCTGTGGAGCGTGACAGTGGTGAGAACCCTCTGGGGAAGGTACCAACACGCGACACGGCTTTTACGAAGCTCTTCCCTGacttactgcagcacggctACCACTTGAATTTCCTTTGCTGCGTCAGCCCCTTCTATGAGCATGTCCGTGAGACGATGCAGACGCTTACAGTAGCAACGAAGTTATCGAAACTGAAATGCAGCCCGAAGCGCTCACAAGATGAGGCACTGGTTCAACTGCGAACACTGGCTGCAGAGGTAAAGAATCTTAAGTCCGAGATGGTAAAGCAATCAGAGTCCACGAAGATTGTACAAAATGAACTCAATGCACGTGAATTGGCGTTGATGAAGCAGGAAGCCGCCCACCATGAATGCCGGAACAAGTTGTTGGCATCTTCAGAGAGATTGAGCATAGCAAGGACAGCGTTCAAGTTGAATGTGATCCGCACGGCAGTGCATCGCAAGAAGTTCCAGGATTCGGTGAGCAAGTTAAGGCGGGCTTTGGCGGATGTGGAGGTGGAAAAGGACAAAGCGGATGCCAATATGGTTGCGGCATCCCGTGAGACGGGGGAAATTGAAAAGAGGATACTGCACACAAATAGGCAAATCAAAACTCAGGAAGAAGTTAATGCTGTGTGCGAGGAAAAGGTTCAGAAGCGGGTTGATGGCGAAACGAAGTTGAAGAAGATCCTCGCATTCTTGAATGCATCTCCCGAGGAGAGGTTGCGCCTAATCGAGATGGACGTGGAGGCCAAAGAGCAAGGGCgggctgaagaggagcagctggaaaaggaaatggcaAAGATCACAAAGGAACTTGAGGAAATGGAGGCACGTTGCCGGGCTATCGAAAAGGAATTCGAATCGGTGCATCAAAAGGAGGGGGTAACCCGTGAGAAGGTGGACCTAAAGGCGAGACTCAGCAGTATGGAAAAGGATATCgcgggaaaggaagaagaaaacaggCAGCTGAGGATTCAGGCGGAGACTAAGTCTTCAGGATGCCAGTGTG